From the Brienomyrus brachyistius isolate T26 chromosome 23, BBRACH_0.4, whole genome shotgun sequence genome, the window GTTGCTGTCAAACTTCTCGTTGCAGACCACCTTGTCCTCAAGCAGAAAGCCAGCAATGTACGCAACAGATACCATCGTGTAACAGCCAGAGAGGAAGATGATGGGACGCTCCGGGTAACTGAACCTCTTCATGTCCACTAGGTAGGTCAAAACTGTGAACAAGGTCGAGGCACAGCACAGCACGGACCAGATGCCAATCCAAATACGAGCGAATTTCAACTCATCCTGGTTGAAGTACATGACCTCACTGGAGTCTGTAGACTCACATGGAGCCCCACAGTCTTCTTCCCCCAAGAAACGGTAATTTAGATAAGGAGGCACTTTTAAAGCTTTGGGACACCTGAAGCGCCCTTTGGGACCACCGTCATCTCCGGGCGGTTCTGTCACGTCAGGTGTTGGGTTGATTGGCGTGGGTTTATCAGACATGTTCTGACCCACGCACAACTCGCCGGCTCCGTGCACGGGGAAGGACTCACAAGCCAGGCTGTCTGGCCACTGGAAGCCGAATTTGTTCATGAGAGCCTCGCAGCCCTGCCGAGCCCTCTCGCAGAGCGACCTGCACGGAGGGAGAGCCTGCTCCAGCACGGTGCACACCGGGGCGTACATTGAGCACAGAAAGAACTTGAGATCGGGCGAACACTGAACTTTCACCAGCGGGTAGAACTGGTGCACCTCCAGCCCCGCGTCTTCCTGGTTCGTGTGCCCCAGCAAATTCGGCATGATGGTCTCATTGTAGGCTATATCCGTACAAAGGGGGATGGAAATCGGCTGGCAGAAGCCGTGTTCCGGGACGGACATCCCTCGCTCTCCGTACTGCCCGTTTACTCCCAATAGTCCGATAAGGAGAAAGGGAAGCAACGGAGAAAGTATCCGAATAACTTTACAATGATGCATTACGGCGCAACTGCAACCCGCCATAGCGCGCCTGCTCTTTATATGGAGTACAACTTCTCCGACCTTTCTCCCGAAAGGTCTCCTCCCAGATATTCCGAAAGTCTGAATGGCTCCACTTTCTCTGCTGCACCGGGCTCTCGATCCCTTAATTCCTCTGCAAAAAGGCGAAAGCGCAGAGATGTTCAGGACCCAGCAGCTCACTCCCGACCGCTCGCATCGCGCCTGCACTCCGCTCTGCCCCGTTTCCAGGCGCCCCACTGTCTCTTCTTCATATGGAAAGGGAGGGACCTTGAAACAGATGGCAGCTTTAGGGAGCGTGTACATTTTCCCACATTATGCGCTTTCGTTGTGGAAAAACCAGAATAATTGATTTGTATCCTAAATCGGTTCCAAAAGTCTGCTACACATATTGATGACATTAACATCGTACGTGTGGAACACGAAAGTCTAAGAATTTCGATATGGCTAACATCATTGACGCAAGAACTAATAGCAGAATTGTTTCAAAAAGTGTCTGTAAACTCCAAAATCACTGAATATATCCATGTCCTGTAGTCCTCCACTATCAGGATGATAACAGATGTAACAACAGCAACTAAATTACTGGTGAGAAACTACGTCGTTAACGAGCGTGCGATGTGAACTCTACTCTTTTTTAGGCACATAAGTCATCCTTTCTTAATTGTACGATGGAAAACGTAGAATAAAGGGAACGGGAATTCAGAGAAAATACTTTATGAAACACATACAGACTCTTCTAATGTATTTAGTGGTGTATGGGGCTATTGACTTGGGTCTGATAATTGAAGTgtcttttaaaataattaaattttttAGATTTATTAACTAAGTTAGCACATTTTTTTCCGGAGGGAATTTTGCCCTGCTGTCAGTGCAGCACAGTGCCAGCTATCGCCAGTCAGTGTTTTACCACTGCATCGCTGCTGACCCAGATCATCTCCCTGCATTAAGTCCCCTCTCTCCGTCAGCTCCTCATCCCCATGATTTAAGGAGGCTTGCGCCGGTCGAATATTCTCCCAAGCCCCCGCTGAAGAACCCAAACCAGATGGCAAATCCAAGCACAACTAAAGTCTTACAGCCTTGTGGTCTCCATTATAATAGGTCGCAATGGCCTATTATAGGGGGGGTTGGGGCAAATCACTCTGCCTTAATACCAAATCACTGTGTGATTTCTAAACTAATAATAAACTAGATTTTTGCGATAAACCAGGTGTATATTTTCAAACTAGTAGATGCAATCGTGATTTCatgaaaaagcttttttttttttgctatcaaGTAAAACCGCGATGCTCCCTAAATAAATTAGGTCCTATAGCCTTTCTTATTGGCTATCGTGTGTTTCTATTAGCTGAAACAATTTACACCTGACATCACTTGGACCGGAAAGCAATGCTGTTCACCTGGAGGTCATTGATGCACTTTGATGCACTTTTGAAATGACtgcattattgaaatattttacaTATATGCAGCTAAAGGCTGTAGCGAATGCAAGTATTTTGTTCTGTCGTTTACCAGTTGCATTTTGACC encodes:
- the LOC125719335 gene encoding frizzled-1-like; protein product: MAGCSCAVMHHCKVIRILSPLLPFLLIGLLGVNGQYGERGMSVPEHGFCQPISIPLCTDIAYNETIMPNLLGHTNQEDAGLEVHQFYPLVKVQCSPDLKFFLCSMYAPVCTVLEQALPPCRSLCERARQGCEALMNKFGFQWPDSLACESFPVHGAGELCVGQNMSDKPTPINPTPDVTEPPGDDGGPKGRFRCPKALKVPPYLNYRFLGEEDCGAPCESTDSSEVMYFNQDELKFARIWIGIWSVLCCASTLFTVLTYLVDMKRFSYPERPIIFLSGCYTMVSVAYIAGFLLEDKVVCNEKFDSNVRTVVQGTKKEGCTILFMMLYFFSMASSIWWVILALTWFLSAGMKWGHEAIEANSQYFHLAAWAVPAIKTITILAVGQVDGDVLSGVCFVGLHSVDALRGFVLAPLFVYLFIGTSFLLAGFVSLFRIRTIMKHDGTKTEKLEKLMVRIGIFSVLYTVPATIVIACYFYEQAFREQWERTWVSQTCKTFAIPCPQHPPPKMSPDFTVFMIKYLMTLIVGITSGFWIWSGKTLNSWRKFYTRLASSKHGETTV